A stretch of the bacterium genome encodes the following:
- a CDS encoding HIT domain-containing protein, with product MKTLWAPWRAEYIYCAGGQDSTGRKHCLFCNLLKAKDDREKLILHRGRHAFIVMNRFPYNNGHLMVAPNRHVATFEKLSAEEGAELFRLVQKSLAALRRGLRPQGFNVGANLGRVAGAGVAGHVHVHIVPRWLGDVNYMPLLAETKVISEHLSETYGRLRRQFRNPKS from the coding sequence GTGAAGACGCTCTGGGCGCCCTGGCGAGCTGAGTACATCTACTGCGCGGGCGGACAGGACTCGACCGGGCGCAAGCATTGCCTCTTCTGCAACCTGCTCAAAGCGAAGGACGACCGGGAGAAACTGATCCTGCATCGCGGCCGGCACGCATTCATCGTTATGAACCGATTCCCTTATAACAACGGGCACCTGATGGTGGCGCCGAACCGGCACGTCGCGACCTTCGAGAAGCTCAGCGCCGAAGAGGGTGCGGAGCTGTTCCGGCTGGTGCAGAAGTCACTCGCCGCTCTGCGCCGAGGGCTCAGGCCGCAGGGCTTCAATGTCGGCGCGAACCTCGGCCGCGTCGCCGGTGCCGGTGTGGCCGGACACGTCCACGTCCACATCGTTCCGCGGTGGCTCGGCGACGTCAACTACATGCCGCTGCTGGCCGAGACCAAGGTTATCAGCGAACACCTGTCTGAGACATACGGCCGGCTGCGCCGGCAATTCCGAAAT
- a CDS encoding endonuclease Q family protein, giving the protein MQFIADLHIHSRFSRATSRDMDIPAIAAAAKTKGIKLVATGDFTHPEYMQSLKQHLKPTGAGLFTYDDTYFILNVELSGIYSAGGRLRRIHNMVFVPGFETADKLTAWLDGYGKLASDGRPTLGLSSYDLLAKVLEIDGRAFLVPAHIWTPWFSLYGSNSGFDSIEECFGDLSKEIFAVETGLSSDPPMNWRLSALDSRTLISNSDAHSPGRLGREANVFDCELSYDAIRDVLKTKDRKRFLYTIEFFPEEGKYHYDGHRACNVSFAPAQSLVNDNLCPGCGRQLTIGVLHRVEQLADRKPEEVPTDVIPYKHVVPLEEVIGEALGVGRDTAQVRKLYETMVAALGSEFEILLNSPIPDIENNSNDRVALGIERMRRGEVQATAGYDGVFGVIQVLPGVPPTPAARDAAPGTQMGLFG; this is encoded by the coding sequence ATGCAATTCATCGCTGACCTGCATATTCACTCCCGCTTTTCGCGCGCGACGAGCCGCGACATGGACATCCCGGCCATCGCGGCTGCGGCCAAGACCAAGGGCATCAAGCTGGTCGCGACCGGTGACTTCACTCACCCCGAGTACATGCAGTCGCTCAAGCAGCACCTCAAGCCGACCGGCGCCGGCCTTTTCACCTACGACGACACGTACTTCATCCTGAACGTGGAGCTGAGCGGCATCTACAGCGCCGGCGGCAGACTGCGCCGGATTCACAACATGGTTTTCGTTCCGGGCTTCGAGACCGCCGACAAACTGACGGCCTGGCTCGACGGGTACGGCAAGCTTGCATCGGACGGCCGCCCGACGCTCGGCCTCTCGAGCTACGACCTGCTGGCCAAAGTGCTTGAGATCGATGGCCGCGCGTTCCTCGTGCCCGCGCACATCTGGACCCCATGGTTCTCGCTCTACGGCTCGAACTCGGGGTTCGACTCAATCGAAGAGTGCTTCGGCGACCTGTCCAAGGAGATATTCGCGGTCGAGACCGGGCTCTCGAGCGACCCGCCGATGAACTGGCGGCTCTCCGCGCTCGACAGCCGCACGCTCATCTCCAACTCGGACGCGCACTCGCCGGGCCGGCTGGGCCGCGAGGCCAACGTCTTTGACTGTGAGCTCTCCTACGATGCCATCCGCGACGTCCTGAAGACGAAGGACCGGAAAAGGTTCCTCTATACCATCGAGTTCTTTCCCGAAGAGGGCAAGTATCACTACGACGGCCACCGCGCCTGCAACGTGAGCTTTGCCCCGGCCCAGTCGCTCGTGAACGACAACCTTTGCCCGGGCTGCGGCCGGCAACTCACCATCGGCGTGCTCCACCGGGTCGAGCAACTCGCCGACCGGAAGCCGGAGGAAGTGCCGACCGACGTGATCCCGTACAAACACGTCGTTCCGCTTGAAGAGGTCATCGGCGAGGCGCTGGGCGTCGGTCGGGACACGGCGCAGGTGCGCAAGCTGTACGAGACGATGGTGGCCGCGCTCGGCAGTGAATTCGAGATACTCCTCAACTCACCGATTCCCGATATCGAGAACAACTCAAACGACAGAGTCGCACTGGGCATCGAACGCATGCGACGCGGTGAAGTGCAGGCGACCGCCGGCTACGACGGCGTTTTCGGTGTCATCCAGGTCCTGCCCGGAGTGCCACCGACTCCGGCCGCGCGTGACGCAGCACCGGGAACGCAGATGGGGCTGTTCGGATAA
- a CDS encoding class I SAM-dependent methyltransferase, whose protein sequence is MMREPFSRFHRHYDKFMAKYVDYDGWADYVVRVLGHFHSDPKTILDLACGTGIPTLILARRGYRMTGVDRSPEMLAMLESKRGNLPVATIHADIRDFAVPEPLEGAICLYDSMNYLLTEDDLVRCFRCVRAAVLPGGLFIFDMNTVYGLADYWGTRTTARDVGEIHSIWQHEYDQETRVSTLHLTFWEQPKSGGAPERFEEIHQERAYHPEEVERCLRAAGFTEVRFFQHGSFIKPGPHTTRMMIAAR, encoded by the coding sequence ATGATGCGCGAGCCATTCAGCCGTTTCCACCGCCACTACGACAAGTTCATGGCCAAGTACGTTGACTACGACGGGTGGGCGGACTACGTCGTACGTGTCCTTGGACACTTCCACTCCGACCCGAAGACCATCCTCGACCTTGCCTGCGGCACGGGCATCCCGACCCTGATTCTCGCCCGGCGCGGATACCGGATGACCGGAGTGGACCGCTCGCCCGAGATGCTGGCAATGCTGGAGTCGAAGCGTGGGAATCTGCCGGTAGCGACAATCCACGCCGACATCCGCGACTTCGCTGTTCCCGAGCCGCTGGAAGGAGCAATCTGTCTCTACGACAGCATGAACTACCTGCTGACCGAGGATGACCTGGTCCGGTGCTTCCGTTGCGTGAGGGCGGCGGTCTTGCCCGGCGGGCTCTTTATCTTCGACATGAACACGGTCTACGGGCTGGCCGACTACTGGGGCACGCGGACGACCGCCCGGGACGTCGGCGAGATCCACTCGATATGGCAGCACGAGTACGACCAGGAGACCCGTGTCTCAACCCTGCACCTGACGTTCTGGGAGCAGCCGAAATCGGGAGGCGCACCCGAGCGGTTCGAAGAGATTCACCAGGAACGGGCGTACCACCCGGAGGAGGTCGAGCGCTGTCTCAGGGCCGCCGGTTTCACCGAGGTCCGTTTCTTCCAGCACGGTTCCTTCATCAAGCCGGGGCCGCACACCACGCGGATGATGATTGCGGCACGCTAG